The region tttttttttttctttctttccaaagGCTACTAAATGATTTTCTGGGGGAGGATTTTTAATCGGCGAGATGATGCTCGTTCTCCTGCTGGCAGCCTTTTGCTCTTCAATCTCAAGCTCCTCCCTCTCACCCCCCTCCATGTCAGATGGACTCCCAATGGCAGACCCTTCTGCTCCGGACTTGATGTCTGAGACTTGCAGCGCCTGCTCCTGCTTGTCAGTGGAAAATGTGCTGTACGTGAACTGTGAAAAGATCACTGTCTATCGACCGACGCAACTCATTCCGCCAGTGTCGTCATTATACCACCTCAACTTCCAAAATAACCTCTTAATAATTCTCTACCCAAACTCGTTCCTCAACTTCACCCATGCTGTATCTCTGCACCTGGGGAACAATCAGCTGCAGAACATTGAAGGTGGCGCATTCATGGGGATGAGCGCCTTGAAACAGCTTCATCTCAACAACAATGAGTTGAAGGTGCTGCAAGCCGACACTTTTCTAGGAATCGAAAACTTGGAGTACCTTCAAGCTGACTACAACTTGATCAAGTACATCGAAAAGGGAGCGTTCAACAAACTGCACAAGTTAAAAGTGGTGATTCTGAATGACAATCTTATACAGGCACTTCCTGACAACATCTTTCGCTTCGCCTCCCTCACACACCTGGATATAAGAGGAAACCGCATCCAGAAGCTTCCGTATTTGGGTGTTCTGGAGCACATCGGACGGATTGTCGAGCTGCAGTTGGATGATAACCCCTGGAATTGTACGTGTGACTTAGCGCCTCTCAAGGCATGGCTTGAAAACATGCCCTACAATATTTTCATCGGGGAGGCCATCTGTGAAACGCCAAGCGATTTGTATGGGAGGCTGCTGAAAGAAACAAATAAGCAAGAACTTTGCCCCATGGGCACGGGAAGTGACTTTGACGTTAGAATGCCGCCCGCTATCCCCGACACGGGTCAGGCATCCTCCCCAACTTCTGCGGTGGCCATTACCACAAAATCGCCAAAAACCACAGACTCGTCGAAAATTTACGGTAATGGAATTGTAGCCGGTTTACCCCCGTTTGGAAGAAATAGCCAGATTGTTTCTTTTCAGACACGGAGCCCCCCGATGTTATGCCCACAGCCGTGTAGCTGTAAAACCCACCCTTCCGATTTTGGCATTAGTGTCAGTTGCCAGGAAAGAAATATCAAAAATCTAGCCGATCTCATCCCGAAACCGCCAAACGCCAAGAAACTTCACTTGAGCGGGAATTACATTTGCGACATAAACCCGATTGATTTCCAAGGATTCGAAGGTTTAGATCTGCTTCACCTCGGCAGCAACCAAATTGTCAGCATCCAGAGAGGTGTGTTTGCTAACCTGACTAATCTAAGACGACTGTATCTGAATGGAAATCAGATCGAGCAGTTACACCCGGAGATGTTCTTGGGCCTCACCAATCTACAGTACTTGTATTTGGAGTACAATGCCATTAAAGAAGTTCTGGCAGGCACGTTTGATTCTATGCCAAACTTGCAACTGCTGTATCTCAACAATAATGTGTTACGGAGTCTTCCTGCCTATGTGTTTGCAGGCGTCTCTTTAGCCAAACTTAATttgaaaaacaaccacttcatgACCCTGCCAGTAAGCGGTGTCCTGGACCAGCTGCGCTCTTTGACCCAGATAGACCTCGAGGGCAACCCATGGGAGTGCTCCTGCGATTTGGTCACTTTTAAACTATGGCTAGACAAGCTTAGTGACGGAGTGGCAGCTAAAGAGGTGAGATGTGCCTCCCCCGTGCAATTCTCCAACATTGAACTGCGGCTGCTAAAAAACGAGATCCTGTGCCCAAAACTGATTGCTCGGCCTCCGTTTATTTTCACCAGCGCCACCCCGGTTTTGACGTCAGTTTCCCCCGCAGGAGTTGGCAAAGCCCCGCCGGGAGGTCCCGTACCTCTCTCGATCATGATCCTGAGTATCCTCGTTGTGCTGATACTGACGGTGTTTGTGGCCTTCTGCCTTCTCGTCTTTGTCCTCAGAAGGAATAGGAAACCTGCCGGTCGGCAGGAACTGGGGAATCAGGAGTGCGGCTCCATGTCGCTGCAGCTCCACCGGCACGGCCACAAGTCAGGCAAAAA is a window of Syngnathus typhle isolate RoL2023-S1 ecotype Sweden linkage group LG1, RoL_Styp_1.0, whole genome shotgun sequence DNA encoding:
- the slitrk4 gene encoding SLIT and NTRK-like protein 4 isoform X2 is translated as MMLVLLLAAFCSSISSSSLSPPSMSDGLPMADPSAPDLMSETCSACSCLSVENVLYVNCEKITVYRPTQLIPPVSSLYHLNFQNNLLIILYPNSFLNFTHAVSLHLGNNQLQNIEGGAFMGMSALKQLHLNNNELKVLQADTFLGIENLEYLQADYNLIKYIEKGAFNKLHKLKVVILNDNLIQALPDNIFRFASLTHLDIRGNRIQKLPYLGVLEHIGRIVELQLDDNPWNCTCDLAPLKAWLENMPYNIFIGEAICETPSDLYGRLLKETNKQELCPMGTGSDFDVRMPPAIPDTGQASSPTSAVAITTKSPKTTDSSKIYGNGIVAGLPPFGRNSQIVSFQTRSPPMLCPQPCSCKTHPSDFGISVSCQERNIKNLADLIPKPPNAKKLHLSGNYICDINPIDFQGFEGLDLLHLGSNQIVSIQRGVFANLTNLRRLYLNGNQIEQLHPEMFLGLTNLQYLYLEYNAIKEVLAGTFDSMPNLQLLYLNNNVLRSLPAYVFAGVSLAKLNLKNNHFMTLPVSGVLDQLRSLTQIDLEGNPWECSCDLVTFKLWLDKLSDGVAAKEVRCASPVQFSNIELRLLKNEILCPKLIARPPFIFTSATPVLTSVSPAGVGKAPPGGPVPLSIMILSILVVLILTVFVAFCLLVFVLRRNRKPAGRQELGNQECGSMSLQLHRHGHKSGKKGSVPGDELGGETFIPQTIEHIGKSHTCGIGRSSDMDAGFKFADSQRQKIILRSSAEKDKDALSTLERNKRLSTIDELEEFLPNREPSMFLQNFLDGKRDFNSIGMGAYEIRYPEKTLDRKMKKSSLIGGNHSKIVVEQRKSEYYELKAKLQGTPDYLQVLEEQTALTQM
- the slitrk4 gene encoding SLIT and NTRK-like protein 4 isoform X1 produces the protein MMLVLLLAAFCSSISSSSLSPPSMSDGLPMADPSAPDLMSETCSACSCLSVENVLYVNCEKITVYRPTQLIPPVSSLYHLNFQNNLLIILYPNSFLNFTHAVSLHLGNNQLQNIEGGAFMGMSALKQLHLNNNELKVLQADTFLGIENLEYLQADYNLIKYIEKGAFNKLHKLKVVILNDNLIQALPDNIFRFASLTHLDIRGNRIQKLPYLGVLEHIGRIVELQLDDNPWNCTCDLAPLKAWLENMPYNIFIGEAICETPSDLYGRLLKETNKQELCPMGTGSDFDVRMPPAIPDTGQASSPTSAVAITTKSPKTTDSSKIYGNGIVAGLPPFGRNSQIVSFQTRSPPMLCPQPCSCKTHPSDFGISVSCQERNIKNLADLIPKPPNAKKLHLSGNYICDINPIDFQGFEGLDLLHLGSNQIVSIQRGVFANLTNLRRLYLNGNQIEQLHPEMFLGLTNLQYLYLEYNAIKEVLAGTFDSMPNLQLLYLNNNVLRSLPAYVFAGVSLAKLNLKNNHFMTLPVSGVLDQLRSLTQIDLEGNPWECSCDLVTFKLWLDKLSDGVAAKEVRCASPVQFSNIELRLLKNEILCPKLIARPPFIFTSATPVLTSVSPAGVGKAPPGGPVPLSIMILSILVVLILTVFVAFCLLVFVLRRNRKPAGRQELGNQECGSMSLQLHRHGHKSGKKGSVPGDELGGETFIPQTIEHIGKSHTCGIGRSSDMDAGFKFADSQRQKIILRSSAEKDKDALSTLERNKRLSTIDELEEFLPNREPSMFLQNFLDGKRDFNSIGMGAYEIRYPEKTLDRKMKKSSLIGGNHSKIVVEQRKTSCAHTLPRTHTHSTKKCLLENGNDQCLDGQNGSVLQSFYMDRRGYTLQ